In the Oryza glaberrima chromosome 6, OglaRS2, whole genome shotgun sequence genome, one interval contains:
- the LOC127777333 gene encoding uncharacterized protein LOC127777333, with protein sequence MAGIVRYTIVMAMGAGALGGPDALRLLLACAGRSPLVDILIAVFVIAAVTAPALGTMLLARFFRKARAAGGGGTGAAAADPFAKMTLAVSLAVAVLVSATLILLPLFKSGHLGALAVGACAARVRGVLLPNSHGAAPATEGFAKATLMVSLAAVCFLLVPCIAVGILDAPEQGLLAFAHKNPLATVPVGVATVIGTMAIPFFFRKTQNEDAAAPTTAMALFHNHKMILALPCVPFFIPMASDLVMAIVLSLGCAVAGGPEALRILLGLSGRSPVADIAICVFLICAATAPVLGTVLLARYFRAAGKADGVGGAPAPAVDPFARVTVAVALAVVFIVATCLLVVPSAGGRDPGCGAMHA encoded by the coding sequence ATGGCTGGAATTGTTCGATACACCATCGTCATGGCCATGGGCGCGGGGGCGCTGGGAGGGCCGGACGCGCTGCGGCTGTTGCTCGCCTGCGCCGGGAGGAGCCCCCTCGTCGACATCCTCATCGCCGTCTTCGTCATCGCCGCGGTCACCGCGCCCGCCCTCGGCACCATGCTTCTTGCGCGCTTCTTCCGTAAGGCGCGcgccgcgggaggcggcggaacGGGTGCGGCGGCCGCTGACCCCTTCGCGAAGATGACGCTGGCGGTGTCCCTGGCCGTGGCCGTCCTCGTCTCCGCCACCCTGATCCTCCTGCCGCTGTTCAAGTCCGGGCACCTCGGCGCGCTCGCCGTGGGTGCCTGCGCCGCGCGCGTCCGCGGCGTGCTTCTTCCGAATTCCcacggcgccgcccccgccaccgAGGGCTTCGCCAAGGCGACCCTGATGgtgtccctcgccgccgtctgctTCCTCCTCGTCCCTTGCATCGCGGTCGGCATCCTCGACGCGCCTGAGCAGGGCCTCCTTGCCTTCGCCCACAAGAATCCACTCGCCACCGTGCCCGTCGGCGTCGCCACCGTCATAGGCACCATGGCTatccccttcttcttccgcAAGACGCAAAATGAGGATGCCGCCGCCCCGACGACGGCCATGGCGCTCTTCCACAACCACAAGATGATCTTGGCCCTTCCGTGCGTGCCCTTTTTCATTCCCATGGCTTCTGATCTTGTGATGGCAattgttctctctcttggctgcGCCGTGGCGGGCGGCCCCGAGGCGCTCCGCATACTGCTCGGCCTCTCCGGCCGGAGTCCCGTCGCCGACATCGCCATTTGCGTCTTCCTCatctgcgccgccaccgcgccagtCCTCGGCACCGTGCTTCTCGCGCGCTACTTCCGCGCCGCGGGCAAAGCGGACGGCGTTGGAGGCGCCCCCGCGCCCGCCGTGGATCCCTTCGCGCGGGTGACTGTCGCGGTGgcgctcgccgtcgtcttcaTCGTCGCCAcctgcctcctcgtcgtcccctccgccggcggccgcgaccCCGGCTGCGGCGCGATGCACGCCtga
- the LOC127777744 gene encoding uncharacterized protein LOC127777744, with protein sequence MAGDLAMAIVLSLGCAMVGAPETLRLLLDLAGQSSPIAGVVVIVGVICAVTAATVLGAMLLVRFIRVAGNAPDPTTERFPRVTLTVAVAVALLVAACLLAVPTVPSATFARA encoded by the coding sequence ATGGCAGGTGATCTTGCGATGGCCATTGTTCTCTCCCTGGGCTGCGCCATGGTGGGCGCCCCGGAGACGCTCCGCCTCTTGCTGGACCTCGCCGGGCAGAGCAGCcccatcgccggcgtcgtcgtcatcgtcggcgtCATCTGCGCCGTCACGGCCGCCACCGTGCTCGGGGCTATGCTCCTGGTCCGCTTCATCCGCGTCGCGGGCAATGCCCCTGACCCAACCACGGAGCGCTTCCCGCGGGTGACTCTGAcggtggccgtcgccgtcgcgctcctcGTCGCTGCCTGCCTCCTCGCCGTCCCCACCGTTCCCTCCGCCACGTTCGCCCGCGCTTGA
- the LOC127777606 gene encoding uncharacterized protein LOC127777606: MAAILRNTIVVAMGAGALGGPDALRLLLGFAGRSPLVDILIAVFVIAAVTAPALGTMLLARFFRKARAAGGGGTGAAAADPFVKMTLVVSLAVAVLVSASLLVLPLFQSGHLGTLAFAGAALAVGACAARARGVLLPNAHGAAPATERFAKATLMVSLAAVCFLLVPCVAVGILDEPAQRLLASALKSPLATVPIGVATATVIGATVVALFFFRKAQNADAAAATAPTAMAMALFHNHKMILVMIAPFVVIFFLCS; encoded by the coding sequence ATGGCTGCAATTCTTCGGAATACCATCGTTGTCGCCATGGGCGCCGGGGCGCTAGGCGGGCCGGACGCGTTGAGGCTCTTGCTCGGCTTCGCCGGGCGGAGCCCCCTCGTCGACATCCTCATCGCCGTCTTCGTCATCGCGGCGGTCACCGCGCCCGCCCTCGGCACCATGCTTCTCGCGCGCTTCTTCCGTAAGGCACGcgccgcgggaggcggcggaacGGGTGCGGCGGCCGCTGACCCCTTCGTGAAGATGACGCTGGTGGTTTCTCTGGCCGTGGCCGTCCTCGTCTCCGCGTCCCTGCTCGTCCTGCCGCTGTTCCAGTCCGGGCACCTCGGCACGCTCGCCTTCGCCGGAGCCGCGCTTGCCGTGGGCGcctgcgccgcgcgcgcgcgcggcgtgctTCTTCCGAATGCCcacggcgccgcccccgccaccgAGCGCTTCGCCAAGGCGACCCTGATGgtgtccctcgccgccgtctgctTCCTCCTCGTCCCTTGCGTCGCGGTCGGCATCCTCGACGAGCCGGCGCAGCGCCTCCTTGCCTCCGCCTTGAAGAGCCCACTCGCCACCGTGCCCATCGGCGTCGCCACAGCCACCGTCATCGGCGCCACAGTTGTCGCCTTGTTCTTCTTCCGCAAGGCGCAAAAtgcggatgccgccgccgctaccgccccGACGGCGATGGCCATGGCGCTCTTCCACAACCACAAGATGATCTTGGTGATGATTGCGCCCTTCgtcgtcatcttcttcctttgttCATAG
- the LOC127775368 gene encoding uncharacterized protein LOC127775368, whose protein sequence is MASAPTAAACFGLLVAMWAIGLVSYLDQFLGALMSSARALPPLDVAVEVVMAVAAIGSLNTAMASIYFRVYNGRAAAANRRMLDGACFAVCASASVLLHLIFFLQPGAMDGADQDLLPLAAAVVRALLPASAAVTFFASIILVYAYLRSGGAGAGTGTSVKLLTKVTNSAALVTIVLSLVVAAIVVFYSE, encoded by the coding sequence ATGGCGAGCGCCCCTACGGCCGCCGCCTGCTTCGGGTTGCTGGTGGCGATGTGGGCCATCGGATTGGTCTCCTACCTCGACCAGTTCTTGGGTGCCCTGATGAGCTCCGCTCGAGCTCTGCCGCCGCTCGACGTTGCTGTGGAGGtggtgatggcggtggcggcgatcggCTCCCTCAACACCGCCATGGCGTCCATCTACTTCCGTGTCTACAACGGCCGCGCCGCAGCTGCGAACAGGCGGATGCTGGATGGCGCGTGCTTCGCCGTGTGCGCGTCGGCCAgcgtcctcctccacctcatcttcttcctccagccggGCGCCATGGACGGCGCTGATCAAGATCTGCtacctctcgccgccgccgtcgtccgcgcccTCCTTCCAGCTTCTGCGGCGGTGACGTTCTTCGCCTCCATCATCCTCGTCTACGCGTATCTCCgtagcggcggcgccggcgccggcaccggtACCTCCGTGAAGCTCCTCACCAAGGTGACCAACTCGGCTGCGCTTGTCACGATTGTTCTTAGCCTCGTCGTCGCTGCCATCGTTGTCTTCTACTCCGAGTAA